In a single window of the Nicotiana tomentosiformis chromosome 8, ASM39032v3, whole genome shotgun sequence genome:
- the LOC138897860 gene encoding uncharacterized protein, with the protein MQAWRAKENALEFLRVHLVDSYSRLPSYLYILEKTYLGSVVKLQKTEDNCFLYTFVALSTSIKGWEHCRPVVVADGTFLKSTYRGIMLTTSTMDATSSILPLAYTVVDSENDAWRWFFEQFKHAYGEKSNMGIMEPRRC; encoded by the exons ATGCAAGCTTGGAGAGCAAAGGAAAACGCTTTGGAATTTTTGAGAGTTCATCTTGTTGATTCCTACAGTCGCTTGCCGAGTTATTTGTATATTCTGGAGAAGACTTATCTGGGGTCGGTAGTGAAATTGCAGAAGACTGAAGATAACTGTTTCTTGTATACATTTGTTGCACTTAGTACGTCCATCAAGGGTTGGGAGCATTGTAGGCCAGTTGTAGTAGCCGATGGAACCTTCTTGAAATCGACATATAGGGGAATCATGCTAACAACTAGCACAATGGATGCAACAA GTAGCATATTACCACTAGCATACACCGTTGTTGATTCAGAAAATGACGCATGGAGGTGGTTTTTTGAGCAATTCAAACATGCATATGGTGAAAAATCAAATATGGGTATTATGGAACCCCGAAGATGTTGA
- the LOC138897861 gene encoding uncharacterized protein: MFLMEFVPQTLRDTWHAEFEQLPQGTMMVSEYAIGFSELARHAPTLVPTVKERVCRFIEGISYDLRFYMARELHTDTPFQQVVEIAWMLKRVRGEEREAKETKTSRSSRGFSGFYSSAMTHHGGGLGSRPVQPRFQITPGAPVSSFSAPLARCSHISYSSYPAHTQC, from the coding sequence atgtttttgatggagtttgttccccagaccctcagGGATACGTGgcatgcagagtttgagcagttgcctCAAGGCACCATGatggtgtcagagtatgccatcgggttcagtgagttagcccgtcatgcacctactttAGTTCCTACAGTCAAGGAGCGAGTCTGCAGATTCATCGAGGGGATCAGTTATGATCTTAGATTCtacatggctcgggagttgcatactgatactccatttcagcaggtggtggaGATTGCCTGGATGTTAAagcgtgttcggggtgaggaaagggaagctaaggagaccaagacgtctcggagttctagagggttcagtggattttactcttcagctatgacccatcatGGCGGAGGCTTAGGCAGTCGGCCAGTCCAGCCCAGATTTCAGATTACTCCTGGTGCTCCTGTTAGTTCTTTTAGTGCACCACTGGCACGGTGTTCCCACATcagttattctagttatccggcacaTACTCAGTGCTAG